AGCTCATATATCAGTGTTTTTGTATCATTGTCAAAGTATATTTCTCCTTTATCAAATTCCCCGCTAACCGTTCTTGTAGATCCTTCTCCCTCTGTTACAACTGTTTGAACGTTAGAATCTAGTTCCTGCATAAAGCTTTGGGCCTGTCTCACTGAGGCGGCATCCTGCATGTTCTCCAAAGCTGGTACTCCCGCAGTCAATGCAACTGATATGGCTGATACCGTTACACCAATGTATATAGCGGAGGTTGCTACCTGGGAAACGCCTTTAGACATAATTGTTTGTTGTTAATTCCGGCTTAAATATTATCGGAGGATGTAATTACTCCAGCTCTCATACTCCGTACTTACTTTTACATGCCCCAAAAGCAGTGGGCTGGTGGTATTAAAACTGTCTGAAACATTCAGTTTCTCGGCCTCAAATCTGAATTCTTCTCGATCCTCGGATACAGATATTTCTTCATATTGGAGAGGTTCCAGAGTCTTATTAGTCCATGAACCATTGTAAAAGTTGTAAGATGTATCTTGATCCCTGTAATTGATTAGAACAGCGGTCTCCTTTTCGGGCAAAACAGTTAACTGGAATGCCGAGTAATCGATGCCTTTGGATGAAGATGTAGAGTTCACAAAACTGTTGAAACTGTAAAGCTCATTTCTTACATTTCCTGAGCTATAGTTTTCCGCCACTGCCTGATCGACTACCTTTGATTGCTGTTCTAAAGCCCCTTCAAAGTAAAACTGTGTGCTTACACCTCTTTCTACCAGGAAGACCTGCTGTATCGATATAAATGTGAGGATCAATAGGGAACCAAATATCACAGCTGCAATAATGAAAACCTGTCCTTTAGATTTCATTTCCACATAATCACCTGGACTTCTCTTTGTGCTCCGTCTACTAGGTTTCGGGAGATAACAGAATCTGCTTCCGGAACAGTTCCCTTGCTGTACTGTTTCTGTACCTCAAAGGTGAGATAAGGAGCTCCGGTGAAGTTGAGGTACCCAGATCTTCGGGAGAGGACTACCTCATTGTAACCCTCGCTGCTTGAGCTGAAGACATCTTCACCTCTATAATTCACGTCGAAGCTATTGGTTGAATGAACCCAGAGAATCAGTTTCTTGTATCCTTGATCCAGTTCGTATTCCTGTTCGCTGTTAATCTTCTGTCTAGTTCTATTTATTTTGTTTATTCTAGCTGTGGAGTTGTAGTTTTTCGGCGTGTAAGGTTCTATGTTCTCCGTTATCTCGTTTGTAGAATTTCCTAGTTGATCTCTGTCCTGGAGTGAAAGCATGCCTTGTTCAACCGGTTCGAAACTTGGTTCAGGCTCTGATACCGTATTCGGTATGACAAAAATTGATACTGAAAGAATTAATGATGAAGCTATCACTGCTTCAAGAGTGTACACAAAACCTTTTCTCATCGCCAAACCACCACTTTGTTCTGAATCGGCTCCAAGCCCCCCGTACGGTTTATTATAAGTGATTCAGTGTCTCTCACAAAAGTGTCTGTAAAAGGTATATTGTTACCTGCATTCAGAAGGCTTAGATTATTAGCCGGATCAATAAATACTTTTGAGCTTTGGACTTCCCAGCTTTTCGATGCATTCTCCGAGGTTCCATTGAAACCTAATTCTAACTGCTCTGAATCTCTAACGCCAATACTGTAGTTTTTAAGTCCTTCCTGGACAACCAGGTTCTGCCGGCCAAGTTGGTTCCCGAATTCGTTATAGGCATTGATTTGTGCTGATAAAGCGGTTTCATCAGGTACTGAAGCATTGATCTCCAGTTCGGTCCAGTTTTTCTCATCGTTATCTCCAAATCGGTTGCTGGTATAGTTTCCTTCGAACTTTCCGTTTTTACCTTTGAAGTAAAGATCTTCGACATCAGAGTTGGATAGGCTGCGGTTGTATATCCGGATTTCATCAAGTTTTCCATCATAGTGTGTCTCGTTATCGGCTTCGGCTCCTAACGCTATAGAGTTGGTATTTGTTGAAGGGGAACCGGTATCATCAGTGTCTGAAGCTCTTCTTTCACCATTCACGTAGATATACCTATTGTTGTTAGAATCATCAAATACCGCGGTTAAATGGTACCAGTTACCGACATTGATCAGATCTGAGGTATCAAGACTGACGGTATCCATTCCCCTCACAAAAAACCTTAATCTGCCCTGACCAGGATCACCGTAAGATAATGCCCAGCCGTTACCGCCTGAATCTTTTTCCACCAATCTCTGACCGGAGGAAGGCCTTGAATCAGGATTAATCCATAAAGATAACGAAAAATCACCGGTCTGAATATTATCTGATATACCTGTATCAACATAATCATCGGTGCCATCAAAGTCAAATGATTGAGTACTGAAAGTACCGTTAACTCCTCTATTTACTCCGTTTTCAGGTATTCCATCATTTCCTTCACCGGAATAATCAATGACATTACCGGATTCTCTGTCCATCCGCCAGTATCCTACCAAGCCTTTGGTTAGGTCAATGCCTGCTGATCCATCTCTGTATCCGATTCCCAAAGTACCTGAATTGTTTTTCCTATCTGCTGAAGTCCCGGTATAACTTCCTTTATTCCAGTCTCCTTGGTTTGATATGTACTGTTGAATGGTTCTGAATTTCTGTTTGGCGGCTTCTGCGAAACCGAATGTTATATTGTATCCTTGGTTTCCGAGCTCCAGTTTTTTCTCAAGTTCCTGCTGTCCAATAGTGTTTAGTTCCCTGATATTTTCCCTGGTTGCACCTCTTATTTTTTCTGATACACCGAAATAGATTTCGCCTTCTTTGTACGTTTTAGCTCTTTTCCATCCTTCAACATAATCTGAGTTATGAAGCATAATCCTAAGCCTGTCAGTCTCTATTTCTGCCTTCACCACATCAGATCCATCAGATTTCGTGACGTTGGCGTCTAGATCTCCGATAAAGCTTATTCCGTAATTGGATGCAACTGTGAACCCTTTTGTCTGGTTTGATTTAGATACCTGACCTTCTAGAGGCGTGGTTGAGTTATCGTTCTCCCAGTAAAGGGTTGAAAGGTTTTTGAGATAGAAGGTTGTGGTCTGAGTATCTTCTACAATTATCTCCGGTGTTTCCTCATAAACTGTCAGGTTACCGTCGAAGGTTGAAGCCGAGATCGTCTTTTTTTCAGTACTGTAGTCTGTATACTGGAAGGTTGCATTATCGTTTAGTAACTCATTCCCTTCTATCTGTAAAGAGGTAAGTCCGGGGTTTTCAGGATTTACTGTTATCAAACTGTTTGAGATATCCCCATTGGTTGAAATATTGGTCGTACTTGTGTTATCTAGAATGCTTTCTTCGTAGTGACTCATTTCATAGGTTGAGTTACTGCCTTCAATTACAGCTTTCACGTTTTTCCCGCTTACGTTGATGTTTGAGGTTGTATTCATCGACCCTGAGTTTTTCGCAGTCGAGCCATGGAAAATATGGGGTTGGTTGACAGGTATATCATACTCCAGTTCTACAGGTGTTCTCACGTAGAGATTGGTTTTACGGCCTTCGATATAGGTTTCTTCCTCTAGGTTTGAGGAAATCTCTGCAAGCTTGTTCTGGATTCCCGATGAGTCTAGTACCTGTAGTTCAGGCTGTGAGATTATTATTACCGCTGAAAGGGTTGTAATCAGGAAAAGGGATAAGCCGATAGTCCAATCAATGTTTATTGCCTGACCTACGGATTTCATCAGTATATACCTACTGAGTTTTCTCCTTCTTTGGTTATTTCAAAGTCATATCTTCCAGGTCTATATGATATATTGGAATCTAGATCTATTTCCGGATCGTAGATTACTCTTACCTCCCGGATTTCAGGTAAAACGTATGCGAAGCTTGGTTTGATCTGTTCGAGGAACTCGTTTTGTTTGATCAGTTCTTTCCGGTTCTGGATTTTGTTGCGGTCTCCTTCGGTTAATGGTATAATGAAATCAGAAGATGCAGAATCAGACTTCATTACATACACGTTTTCCTCATCAATCCTTCTTGAGGCTGAAGACATTTCATCTGATACGATTCCGGAAGCTAATTCATCTCCCTCTGCGACCATGGCAGGGTAATCAGCTGAATCAAAACTTTGTTCACCTTCAACTTCCTCATTATCAAAGTAGACATCATCGTTTGAAGTAAGATTGAACTCTATCTCCAAGGTGATGTTTTCAGGTTCAGCATAACTTCCACAGACAAGTCTGTTGAACAAACTTGGTCCTCCCACATGAGCGTTATCCAGTCCTGATACGGAGAAAAGCTCTGTTTCGTTAGCTAGACATGTTTCGCCTATTAAGGTGGTTCTTGTACTCATTTCGCTGGTACAGACATTTAACCGGTATCCTCCGAATGTGGAGAAATGTGCGTTATCTTCTCTACTGCTTAAATGGAAACCTGTTGTACCGGTACATCTTTCTTTTTGTATGTCTACATCTGAGATGCCTTCAATACAGAGGTTATTATCGTAATAACCGGGTTCTGCTGGATGACTGTATCGTTTATTGGGATCTGAGATGGATATCAACGGTTCTTCCCGTGGTTCACATTGATCTCTGAACTCAGTTTCTATCTGTCCGGATACTGATGATACAAGAAGTATGCAAATAAGGGACAGGAATGTTTTTCTCATTAATGATTTTTTAGCCGTTGCTGATTATTAAACCTGATTTTTAAACTCGCTACTACAATATGTTAAGTATGCCTGATACGTTTGGAGCCGGAGATATGAAAGAAAGTTTTGATAAAAAATCGTTTAGTTTTCTAGTTTCCGGACTGATTCTAGGTTCGGTTGTGGTATTTTTATCATTGAATGCTGGTACTGTAGGCAGCGAAGAGGCGGCTCAAGACCTGGTATCGACTTTAGAGCAGAGTTCAGGTCAGGATCTCGAGGTTGTGAATGTTGAGGAAAGCAATGGTTTGTACAAGGTTGAGGTAAAAGACGGTAATAACCAACTTTCCACATATTATATGACGAGAGATGGAGAGATGATAGCTCAGGATACAGCTATGACTAACTTTCCTGAGTTCAGACAACAAGTCTCCGCACAGACAAACTTTTCCTCTTGTCTAGAGGATGAAGGTGTCGTAATGTTCGGGAACCGGTCTCAAAGATCAACTGCCACTCAGATCCAGATTCTGGGAGGTCTGAACATGGTGTCAGGGATTTATGCTGATGTCAATAATGAGCAGATTCTGAATCAGGCTCAACAGATTGGAATACAGAGAATACCGGCTTTTGCAACAAATGAGTCTGCTGTACAGGGAGTACAGACAGTACCGCAGCTGGAGGAGTTTTCAGGCTGTGAATACAACGGTTAGGGAAAATGGAGGAGAAAAAAGAAAAACTGCAGGATCTCAGAAAGGATCTGGACCGGAAATTAGATTCAGGTGTAGAAAATTTGCTGGTCTACGGTGTTATTGGTTTTGCGGCAGTATTTGCCACAGCTTTTCTCTATTCAAGTCCTCCAGAAGTTTCTCAAGGTGAAGATGGGAGAAATGTTATTACAGAGGGAGAGACTATAGATGTAACTGTGGGCAGTGAAGGAGTTGAACCCTTTAGACCGGTAATATCGCCGGAAGACGGAATCAATTTTACCAACAACGCAGATCACCAGCTTGAATTTGAGTTTGATAGACATGTTGATTCTTTCTCACTTCGGTCCGGAGAAAGCCGGGTCGTGGATACGAATATGACAGTTTATTATGACGTAACTGCATCGGTACAGGAGGAGTTCCGAACTATTTCAGCAGGTATTTCAGTTCAGTGATTCTTTCTAGGAATCCAAACCAGTTTAAATAAGGCCTGAAAAATAGGTATCAAGGTAATCTGTGTGGAAAATCTAAAAATAATCTTAGCGATATTTTTGTCATTGTTTCTAGTGGCCAATGTTGGCGCACAGGACCCAAGACATCCGTTAAGTCAGATATATCCGATAGATACTGATCTGGGTATGGAGGCCCAAGATATTAGGAATGTCTCACAGCTCCAGTTGAATGATGGTATAGGAGATAAAGGGCTTTTGCTTGAAGGATACAATATTTCAGGTGAGGGAGAGTCACAGAAGATTATTCTTGATTATCAAAACGATGAATGGGATATTCAGAACTCAAATGTAAACATGAACGGGAACAACATAACAAATATTGATACCCTTCTGTTCGAGACCGGTATGAAAATCAACGGCTCAATTAATACCTCAGGCGGAAACGTCAACCTGGATAACGGTTCTATAACAAATGTATATTCGATTGATGGCGGAGGCGACCCAATAAACTTTTTCGACCCGATTGATATGAATGGAAATCATCTTGAGGATTCGAATGGGAACCTGGAGATTCGGGGCAAGGTCTATCTTCCTACCGGAGCCCTTGTTATGGGAGGAAATCCTATTCAAAATCCGGGTAACGTGGACGGCGTTGATATAGGTAAACCTGGTGACGGAATTGGTGTAACGGATTCACGATATGAGATAGTAGAGGATGCGATCGGAGACTCGGAGCTGAACAACTCAGAAGAATTTACCGCTGACGGACTTGTTCTTACATCCAATCTCAATATGACAGGTAATGATATAGAGACCGGTGGCGGGGATATGGCTGTGATAGATACTGCGAACGAACAAGATATAATAAGACTAAAGGAAGGTGGAGATATCCAGATTCCGAGTGGCGATGTTGATATTGGAAATCCTTCTAATACTGGGAAAGCATTGGATGTGGGAGGCGGCATCAACGTAGAAGAAAACATAGATCTGAACGGCAATGACATCAATTCATCAGGAACCGGCTTGAAAATAACCTCAGATACCAGCAATAATTATCTAGCATTCACGGATGTTGGTCAATCAGAGGATCTACTTAGGGTAAATAATGGAGATGGTGACGGAGTCTCAGTACTTAATGAGAATCTTAATCTGAATGAAAACAACATAGAGAATGTAGATGGATTACGGGACGGTTCTGGAGCCAATACCATCAAGTTCGACGGAAATAACAATGTGAGTATACCAAATGGCAATGTTGATATTGGAAATCCTTCTAATACAGGAAAAACGTTGGATGTTGGTGGTGGAGCCAATTTCGACGATGTTGTTGATATGAATCAAAACAGTATTGAGACGGTAGACAGCCTTGAAGGTACTTCCGGAAGCTCTCTTGAACTATCGGTTTCAGGTAATGGCGGATCGGAACTTGTACTGGATAGTTCTGGTGATGTCCAGGTTCAAAACGGTGATCTTGACTTAAGAGGAAACTCGGTTACAGACGGAACTTCAAGTAACATAGTGAGTATTGGTGATGGAGTTGATGACAGTGTTGTCATAGATGGAGATGTCGGGTTTGGTGGAGACCTTGACTTGGCTAGTAGTTCAATCAAAAACTATTATGATTCGGCGTGTCCGTCCGGAAAGACCATAGCAAATATAGAAGATGATGGCAGCTTCCAATGTGTAGATGTATCGGAAGAAGTTTCTGATGTCTATGTTAACAGATCCGGGGATACAATGACGGGTGATCTCAACATGTTGGGTAATCAAGTGAATAATGTATCTAGGCTTGGCGTGGGAACAGCCGATCCTCAGGAAAACCTTGATGTTGATGGAACCGCATCTGTCGAAAACTCGGGAACGCGTATGGAAGTCGACTCCTCTGGTGATGTGGTGGTGACATTAGGGCCATGAATGATTACCAAGATAAGAGAATATCCTATACATCGCACGCCAAACAAAGGATTAGAGAGAGATTTATCTCCAGGAAAGACGTTGAGAAAGGAATTTTGAACCGTAAATGGAAAGAGGCCTACGGAGATAAACAGAAGGTGATCCAAGCAATCAATGGAAAAGAAATAGAGATAATTTTAAAACCTGAAGATGATAAAATTCTGGTTATAACAGTTTATTGGAGGTAAGGTAAAATGGATTTAAGTTTTGACTCTGAGGCTGATGCGGTCTACATTCGATTTTCAGACCGTGACATCAAAGACAGCAACAAAATAGATGAAAGGACAATCGTTGATGTCGATGAGGATCAAGAAATTGTAGGAATAGAGGTTCTAGAAGCATCAGAAAGATTCAATGAAATATCCAGCCTGAATGTAGATTTCGAGCCAGAGGAAATGAAAGCTTAAAAATGAAATATTCGAGAGCATTACCGCTTTTAGCAATTCTTCTAATCTCTACAACTCCTTTAGGAGCCGCAAACGATTATATTATACAGGATAGTGGTGAGAATCCTTTGTTCGCTGTGAATGAATCAGGGGAAAAACAGGTCTATAACGGTGAACTGGATTTGAACGGGAATAATGTAACTTCGGTAGGAGGACTTGAGTTAGGTTGGGAGAATCTTACTGATTATCCATCAGGTTGTGGTTCGAATGAAGCGGTCAGGGTGATCGGTGATACCATTGGCTGTACGTCTTTGAATCCGGGAGGAACTGTAGAGACCGGTGGTGGATCGAAAGGCCAGGTTGCTTACTTTATTGATTCGGAAAATATTACAGGAAGCGATAACTTTTACTGGAATAACTCTGAGATCGAACTAGGTATTGGAACCAACACTCCTTCCGCAGCGTTAGATGTAAACGGTGATGTAAAGATAAATGATGGTCTGGATATGGCCTCATCAGATATTACAGGAATTAATGATCTTGGAGGTACAGGTATAGTTGATAACAACCAGTTATCTGATGGAGCGGTTACTTCTAGTAAAATAGGTGGTCAGGAAGTAACTTCAAACAAGTTAAATACCGGTGTAGCTGGAACAGGGCTTTCAGGTGGAGGCGGTTCTTCTTTATCGGTTAATACTGATACAGGCCTAACCACGAGCGGAGACAGTGTTTTGATTAATACAGCGGTTGTTCCCCGGAAAGGAGAAGATGAGACAATTACAGCTTCACAGTGGGTATACGAAAACGATGTCCAGGTTCAGGGTAACCTAGATGTTTGGGGCAATATAACTAATACAGATGTAGAGAACCTGAACATTAACGGTTCATTATTACCGCCTTCAGGTTACTCTGATACATTTGATATAGGTTCTCCTTCCCGAAGATGGAAAACAGGATACTTCCAGGATATGGAACTCGGTAACAACGTGATTGATAATTCGGAGCTGGCAAATACTGGTTTCTCAACGGATACTAACTCAGGTATAGACTCTGGTTCTGTTAATCTAGGTGGGGAACTAACAATTAATCACTCAGATACCTCCTCAGTGAGCGATAGCGATACTACGAATTCGGACGGCCAGGTTCTACAGGACCTTACGTTTGATGGTTTCGGGCATGTACAGACTCAATCAACTAAAGACTTGGATAACCGGTACTACACCGAGGCAGAGAGTGATGAAAACTTTGTGGATGAAAGCGGGGATACAATGACCGGAACATTGAATCTAAACCAGGGAGGAACAAACCTTGCTTTGAAACCAGGTTCCACAGATCACAGCTATATGGAGTTTTATGCTGACTCCGATAATCCAGGAACAAGATCAGGTTGGATAGGTTATGGATCCGGTGGCTCAGATCAGTTACGGATAAAGAACCAGATGGGAGGTAATCTTATACTTGACCCTGGCACAGATGAGGTAAGTGTTGCAGGTAATCTAAAAATGAATTCTAATTCGATTAATGGTTTCTTCGGAGGTAACTGTCAGTCCGATGAAGTTGTAAAAAAAGTTAACAGCGACGGAACGTATAACTGTCAATCTATTACAGGAGCATCTGATGATACTTACGTCAACGAAGGCGGAGATACGATGACCGGTAACCTCAATATGAGCGGTGACAACATCCAGAACGTAGGAACAATAAATGCATCACAGCTGGAGAAAAACGGTAACACAGTCACCAGTCTATTCCTTGATATTTCAGGTGATGCAATGAGCGGCCAGATCAACATGCAAGGTAACCCTGTAACGAATGTAGAAACCATCGATATGAACCAATCAGGCCAGATACAGACAGACAGTACAAACGCAGTAAGTATTGACAGCAACCAGAACGTAGAAATTTCGAACGGCGATCTAAATCTTGGGGATAACCAGCTTACCAATGTCGGAGGAACAGACTGTGACGCTGATGAAACATTACTAGGTGACGGCAGCTGTGGTACAACCGGCGGTAACCTCTCTGAGACTTTGAAAGCAGGGAATGAGGCTGGTAACACCGATATAAACCTTACCGGCCAGCAGATACTTGATACAACTGGCTCAGTAACACTCGGAGGAGGAAACGTCGACATACCTGACGGAGAATTGGATGTAGGCAGCCCATCGAATACTGGAAGCGTGTTGGATGTAGGTGGAGACCTTAGAACTGAGGGAGCAATGAGAATTGATAACCCTGGAGCAAACGACTTCCTAACCGTTAGCGGAAGTAACATAGACCCACATACTCTTCGTTTTGATGATCGTTCCTTCCGGATTTACAGTGGCGACAACGCGGAGGCAGGTTTACGGATAGATAACGAGACAGCTAATATTGATACCTCCGGAAACAATTTGACCGATACCCAGAAAGGGAATGTCACCATCGGTCAGGATCTTAAGGTGTACGGAGACATTTGGGCGCCCGGAACAGGAGGAAGTGGCGGAAGCGGAGGAAGTGGAGAAACCGAAAACCTATCAGAAACCCTGACCGCAGGGAATGTAGCTAACCGAACCATAGAATTTGGAGAAGATACGAACGTCGAGATAGGTAGAAATACTGCAACAAATGAAGAAAGCCTCGCAATCGGTAAAGGTGCACAGGCTGACGGTACGGATGCAGTTGGTTATCCTGGTAATGAGACTGCTGTAGGTACCGATGCAGCTGCAACCGGAACCCGGAGCTCTGCGTTTGGTGCCTCTGCAGAGGCCACTGGCATTGGCTCGACGGCGATTGGAGAGGGTGCAAGTGCCACTTCTACCCGGCAGACGACAGCGATTGGAGGTGATTCAAGCGCCACCGCCAGCTTTGCAACGGCGATTGGATATTTTGCAGATGCCTCTGGCTATCAGGCGACTGCGACTGGAGAACAATCAGAGGCCTCTGCTCTTGATGCAACAGCAACTGGATACGTTGCAGATGCTACCGCTCAGGAATCAACGACGACCGGAGCCTATGCAGAGGCTACTGCATTTGGTGCAACGGCGACTGGACACAATGCAGATGCCTCTGCCAATAGTTCGACAGCGACCGGATCTGAAGCAGTTGCTTCGGGCAAGGGTAGTATAGCATTGGGCGGTGACCTTCAAAACGGCGACATCACTGGTGCGGAAGCCGAAAAAGAAGCATCGGTGGCAATCGGACCGAATGCTGTAGCACCTAACAGCTACGAGGCAACATTCGGTAATCTGGACGGCCAAGAACTGGACGTGAACATCACCGGTAACCTTACCGTTCATGGCGATGACTTTATTGAGCCGGGCCCGAATACAAATATAGAGATAGGCAGAAATACTGAGACGAATAACGAGTCACTGGCGATCGGAAAAGGTGCCTTGGCAAACGGTTCCGATGATGGGTTTGGTAACTTCGGTAATGAGACTGCTGTAGGTACCGGTGCTGTTGCTACCGGAGTCATAAGCTCAGCATTCGGCGCCTCGGCTGAGGCCACTGGCCAGTCTGCTATAGCTACTGGGAGTTATACTGTGGCCTCTGACAGTGAGGCGACAGCTACTGGTTACTTTGTAAATGCAACTGCAATTCGTGCCACGGCGACTGGAAGCCGTGCAGACGCTACTGCCCGGCGCGCAACGGCGACTGGAGCTTTTGCAGAGGCCTCTGGTAGTGATGCGATAGCTACTGGAAGCCAGGCAGAGGCAACCATCAGTAATTCGATAGCGACTGGAAATCAAGCAAGGGCCAGTGCCTATGGCGCGACAGCGACTGGATACTATGCAGATGCCGCAGGGCAAGGCAGCGTGGCATTAGGCTCAGATCTTGGCGGCGATCCTTTTATCGGTGCAAATGCTTCTCAAAGAGCGTCTATTGCGATTGGGCCGGATGCCGTTGCAAGCAAACCAGGTTCTGTTGCTATAGGCAACGGCTCGAAAGCCGAACATGATGATACAGTTACATTAGGTGATAGAGATGGAACAGCTTACGATCTGAGGGTTACCGGAAATATTTACACGGATGGTGGAGACCTAGCGGAGTTCTATCAGAGTCCGCAGGACCTTGAAGCAGCGGAGGTTGTAAAGATCTCGGAAGAACGGGATAACAGGGCGGTTAGAACAGATGAGAAGTTTGAGGAGAAGGTCTTCGGCGTAGTCTCTTCGGATCCAGGTCAGATCATGAACACAGAGGAAGAGGAGGAAGGGCATGCGATAGCACTGGAAGGTAAAGTACCTGTCAAGCTGAAAGAAGGAGTATCTGTAGATAGAGGAGACCGTATAGCTCCAAGTAAAGTAGAAGGAAAAGCAACTACGTGTAAGGTTATTGACCCTGAGGAAAACAAGGAGATGGATTTACGGGAAATAATCAGCCACAATCAGAAATGCGAGTCATCAACCGTTGGAAGATCACTTGAAAAAGCAGAAGACACTGATGAAGTACTGGTGAAACTTGAATGAGTCAAGACACCGAATACATAGAGATCAAAAGACATGAACTGGAGGAGAAGGTAGAGGAAAGAGTCAGAGAGAAAGTTGAGGAAAAAGAATCCGCCGACAACAAACAGAAAATAGACACAGCATTGTCAAGAAGAGAACTGCTGAAGCTATCAGGACTAGGCATAGGAGCACTAAGCCTCTCCACACTAACCTCTGGCTGGAGTGTTGTTCAGCCTGAATCCGATGGTGTGAGTGAGGTTGATGTTTTTAGCGTGAATGGTCATCGTTTATGGGTCCAGGATAGTGCGCCCTCCGGCCCAGAAGTGAGTGATTTATGGTATTCGACCTCTGAAGCCGGTAGTCAAGGATGGGTTTATATTGGCAACAATAGTGTGGTGGGAGATGTTGCTGTAGGCCCGAGTGGTGATTATGTTTATAGTGGTGACTGGTATAATGGAGTACATCGGATTGATGTTTCGAATCCAAGTATTGATGAGTGGGTTTATGAGGGTCATTCTAACTCTGTATACGGTGTTGCTGCAGGCCCTAACGGTGATTATGTGTACAGTGGTTCTAGGGATGAGGAGGTTCATCGGATTGATGTGTCGAATCCTAGTCAGCCCGACTGGGTGTATACCGAGCATTCTGACAGGGTTGCGAGTGTTGCTGCGGGCTTGAATGGCGATTTTGTGTATAGCGGTTCTTGGGATTATGATTTGCATAAAATTGATGTGTCAGATCCCCCTCAAACAGACTGGGTTTATGATGGCCATTCTGACTCTGTGACAGATGTTGCTGTCGGTCCTGATAATGAATATGTTTACACTAGTTCTTGGGATGAGGAGGTTCATCGGATTGATGTGTCGAATCCTAGTTCAGCAGACTGGATTTACACCGATAATACTGGCCAAGTGTACTGTGTTGCTACAGGTCCGAATGGTAATTTTGTGTATAGTGGTTC
This portion of the Nanohaloarchaea archaeon SW_7_43_1 genome encodes:
- a CDS encoding DUF2283 domain-containing protein; translated protein: MDLSFDSEADAVYIRFSDRDIKDSNKIDERTIVDVDEDQEIVGIEVLEASERFNEISSLNVDFEPEEMKA